One genomic segment of Tubulanus polymorphus chromosome 4, tnTubPoly1.2, whole genome shotgun sequence includes these proteins:
- the LOC141904226 gene encoding E3 ubiquitin-protein ligase RING2-like — MITKMSSEIPPPNKTWELSLYELHRTPQEAITDSTEIAVSPRSLHSELMCPICLDMLKTTMTTKECLHRFCQDCIITALRSGNKECPTCRKKLVSKRSLRPDPNFDALISKIYPSRDEYEAHQERVLAKLNKHHSTSALTSSIEEGLRLQAMNRAQRVRKHPSLLPAGTAPESNDNNSTTGSLDNCNENSMDNTITGSQSDACHSDRATPTLPPSGSCSPSLPSKRPRTNSESGAETNSSVHGDHEEASSEISSQDTVAEPSSALTGLSEIELVFRPQPNPGEEPADLNDPSQTRYIKTTANATVDHLAKYLAMRLSLEAQRSGEPGTARADDQKYTIAIATSPGTFVPLNGNKQLEQVNEKYWRVNKPLEMFYSLQKDSDEKQKSTNSTKDSKNLQ, encoded by the exons ATGATCACCAAAATGTCGAGCGAAATTCCACCTCCCAATAAAACTTGGGAATTAAGCCTTTACGAGCTTCACAGGACGCCTCAAGAAGCTATAACAGATAGCACTGAAATAGCAGTATCGCCTCGTAGTTTACACAGTGAGTTGATGTGCCCGATTTGTCTTGATATGTTAAAAACTACGATGACAACTAAAGAATGTTTGCACCGATTCTGTCAAGATTGTATCATCACCGCTTTGCGCAGCGGCAACAAAGAGTGTCCGACGTGTCGTAAGAAACTCGTGTCTAAGCGATCGTTGCGTCCCGATCCGAACTTCGACGCGTTGATATCGAAGATCTACCCGAGTCGCGACGAATACGAAGCGCATCAGGAACGCGTTCTCGCCAAACTGAATAAACATCACAGCACGTCGGCGTTAACGTCGAGTATCGAGGAGGGATTACGTTTACAGGCGATGAATCGAGCGCAGAGAGTACGCAAACATCCGTCGCTTCTCCCGGCGGGAACGGCGCCCGAATCGAACGATAATAACAGCACGACCGGTTCGCTCGATAACTGTAACGAGAACAGCATGGATAACACGATCACCGGATCGCAGTCGGACGCCTGTCATTCGGATCGCGCGACGCCTACGCTGCCCCCTAGCGGCTCGTGCAGTCCGAGTTTACCGTCGAAACGACCGCGTACGAACAGCGAATCGGGCGCCGAGACGAATTCGTCCGTTCACGGCGATCACGAAGAAGCGAGTTCCGAAATATCGTCTCAAGATACGGTCGCCGAACCGTCGTCGGCTCTGACCGGGTTGAGCGAGATCGAGTTGGTATTTCGACCGCAGCCGAACCCGGGCGAAGAACCGGCCGATTTGAACGATCCATCGCAGACTAGATACATTAAAACAACCGCTAATGCTACAG TGGATCATCTGGCAAAATATCTAGCAATGCGCCTTTCCTTAGAAGCCCAAAGATCAGGAGAACCag GAACCGCGCGAGCAGATGATCAGAAGTATACGATAGCTATAGCCACATCCCCTGGAACCTTCGTGCCGTTGAATGGAAACAAACAACTCGAACAGGTCAACGAGAAATACTGGCGCGTCAATAAACCGCTCGAAATGTTCTATTCGTTACAAAAAGACAGCgacgaaaaacaaaaatccaCAAATTCAACGAAGGATAGCAAAAATTTACAATAA
- the LOC141903291 gene encoding DNA polymerase subunit gamma-2-like, protein MAAASKTLSILDKLRALTLKYGFITSSSAREGFTLHHYGPCGAGLKHNLINEWTKAVTLAENISLIDVTSASDDPEEIRKAALSYYPHLLRLNNDRLPVGLIYRTNERRDDDEISKTTGDDRFLIDSRFRESYVLYQFVAPFTARRWIDYWERQRIQWWRRFARNPSNFTVSERSGNDSSDTAASAGLNNNNNNNNNGGGGKDIVKIRYDYPWGRDCIETIANYEREPLDEVGLNSTKFHGKAGRKTYLPSVLEIKFNVEHAILVNLCDAFAEKKLKRNLRTVLQLHRRLVHFKVAVAVTYSASSMTEVQEVAGYVTRTLLGAGIVTLNLCNLSSQLTQNVTKCDHMGIPHVLIINEQCLTDGLVQLRNRDTTLEEQVHLTKIVEKLLKYNQA, encoded by the coding sequence ATGGCTGCTGCGTCGAAAACGTTATCGATATTAGACAAATTACGTGCATTGACTCTAAAGTACGGGTTTATAACGTCGAGCAGTGCGCGTGAAGGGTTTACGCTGCATCACTACGGTCCGTGTGGCGCCGGTTTAAAACATAATCTCATCAACGAATGGACGAAAGCCGTTACGTTAGCGGAGAATATCTCATTGATCGACGTGACCTCGGCGAGCGATGATCCCGAGGAAATCCGCAAGGCGGCGCTGTCGTATTATCCGCATTTGTTGCGATTGAATAACGATCGTCTGCCGGTCGGGCTGATTTATCGCACAAACGAAAGACGCGACGATGACGAAATATCGAAGACGACCGGCGATGATCGATTTCTAATCGACAGTCGGTTTAGGGAGAGTTACGTGTTGTATCAGTTCGTGGCGCCGTTCACCGCCAGACGTTGGATCGATTACTGGGAACGACAGCGGATTCAGTGGTGGCGTCGATTCGCGAGGAATCCGTCGAATTTCACCGTCTCCGAGCGGAGCGgtaacgattcatcggatacgGCGGCGTCAGCTGgtcttaataataataataataataataataacggAGGCGGAGGGAAGGATATTGTGAAAATCCGGTACGACTATCCGTGGGGACGAGATTGTATTGAAACGATCGCGAACTACGAACGAGAACCGCTCGACGAAGTCGGATTGAATTCGACGAAATTTCACGGAAAAGCCGGACGCAAAACGTATCTACCGTCGGTGCTCGAAATCAAGTTCAACGTCGAGCACGCGATACTCGTGAATTTATGCGACGCGTTCGCCGAGAAAAAACTCAAACGTAATCTACGCACCGTGCTACAGTTACATCGACGATTGGTACATTTTAAAGTCGCGGTGGCCGTGACTTACAGCGCAAGTTCGATGACCGAGGTACAAGAAGTCGCCGGGTACGTGACGAGGACTTTACTCGGCGCCGGAATCGTAACGCTGAATTTGTGTAATCTGTCGAGTCAGTTGACGCAGAACGTGACGAAATGCGATCATATGGGTATACCGCACGTGTTGATCATCAACGAACAGTGTTTAACCGACGGTCTCGTGCAACTACGCAATCGCGACACGACGCTAGAAGAACAAGTTCATCTCACGAAAATAGTcgagaaattgttgaaatataaCCAAGCGTGA
- the LOC141903379 gene encoding 40-kDa huntingtin-associated protein-like codes for MDKDADVLGKYRHISDKLKKRFLKKPNVSEGSEQFASLAKILKQQESPQYAGFCCLAQARCEHSLSNPAGEAQALVNAARNFLEADIALRDLKCPNFDEHISAAVNCYSHAIRVHLENKQTALAAALSIELGNALRDIGKTSEAIVHYQKAADLQIISPLDCLDSMQYAASGKIETKDYDGALNTLTEMVQIIHDKGGVTDGGKPMGAFCDFLARAEITRVLLLMLLQPTPQRIRPEHAQTLEKYAWESTENNTPVNYMSEDLFLLLQSVVMACQVKDFESLKALQVELWPMLQTEQNQLLHLVIQELEHPSGEGL; via the exons ATGGACAAAGATGCCGATGTTCTCGGTAAATACAGACACATTTCCGACAAACTGAAAAA gagatttttgaaaaaaccgAATGTTTCTGAAGGGAGTGAACAATTTG CTTCTTTGGCCAAAATATTGAAGCAACAAGAGAGTCCTCAGTATGCTGGATTTTGTTGTCTAGCACAGGCTCG TTGTGAACACAGTTTATCTAACCCAGCTGGTGAAGCGCAGGCGCTTGTGAATGCAGCCAGGAATTTCCTAGAAGCAGATATCGCTTTGCGCGACTTGAAATGTCCGAACTTCGACGAACACATAAGCGCAGCAGTGAACTGTTATAGTCACGCAATTCGG GTTCATCTTGAAAACAAGCAGACTGCCCTAGCAGCAGCGCTTTCAATTGAATTAGGAAATGCATTGCGA gatATCGGTAAAACTAGTGAAGCCATAGTTCACTATCAGAAGGCAGCTGATCTGCAAATAATT AGTCCGTTGGATTGTTTAGATTCAATGCAATATGCTGCGTCAGGAAAAATAGAGACAA AGGATTATGATGGTGCTCTCAATACTCTGACCGAGATGGTCCAAATAATCCACGATAAAGGAG GAGTTACCGATGGTGGAAAACCAATGGGTGCGTTTTGTGACTTTTTGGCTAGGGCTGAAATCACCAGAGTGCTTCTTTTAATGCTATTACAG CCTACGCCACAGAGAATTCGACCCGAACACGCGCAAACACTAGAGAAATACGCTTGGGAATCGACAGAAAATAATACCCCAG taaattatATGAGTGAAGATCTGTTTCTACTTCTACAATCAGTTGTG ATGGCTTGTCAAGTGAAAGATTTCGAATCATTGAAGGCGCTTCAAGTTGAACTGTGGCCTATGTTGCAGACAGAACAAAATCAACTGCTACATCTTGTGATACAGGAGCTTGAGCACCCATCAGGAGAGGGTCTCTGA
- the LOC141903378 gene encoding membrane-bound acylglycerophosphatidylinositol O-acyltransferase mboat7-like, with protein MTSDDLIYAILLAISILFGLLLKRLKHPRLKQAVAGCLGLCFVLYICGWHTLHSVITIAGNILIIKFISTRKCHIASFIWCFGYLVFFRTTHYLGLPKVPSHCNAVQLLMTLKLVGLAFEIHDSFKIRKEFHDKPDDVQAQLRLEYESISPSVWDTIMYCYCYVGIFTGPYYKYRTYQDAMWLKSSKKIPMLMFLMERLKTLPFYAMAFVLVSHYFPTDYAFTDEFYTKHSAWYHLWYTVLLFFQLRMRIYTAWQLSECICIVAGIGCYPTLSKPKNGGGPTNLQVLKDSEKLPSNQIVYDFETIRNIDPYSCEFRPTLRGAMKAWNMSVQWWLANYVYKRIPIKSLRVTLTMAVSAFWHGVHPGYYLSFLSVPPYLMVESALIKVFREPASERGQKIFDFISCIFRMRVFEYLSVGFLLLTLEDTLNYWSSLRFFMHIYMVVCGIFVFAIKFFFVKERKPKET; from the exons ATGACATCGGATGATCTGATTTACGCGATTTTGTTAGCTATTTCTATTCTTTTCGGGTTGTTACTGAAAAGATTAAAGCATCCCCGATTAAAGCAAGCTGTAGCTGGTTGTCTGGGGTTATGTTTCGTCCTGTATATTTGTGGCTGGCACACTCTACATTCAGTTATTACCATAGCTGGAAACATTCTAatcataaaattcatttcaactaG gaaATGTCATATAGCGAGTTTCATCTGGTGTTTTGGGTACCTCGTGTTTTTTCGAACGACTCATTATTTGGGACTTCCGAAGGTTCCTTCTCACTGCAACGCTGTTCAGCTTCTCATGACCCTTAAA CTTGTTGGATTGGCTTTTGAAATACACGACAGCTTTAAGATTCGTAAAGAGTTCCATGATAAACCGGATGACGTTCAAGCTCAGTTAAGGTTGGAGTATGAATCTATATCTCCCAGTGTTTGGGATACAATCATGTATTGCTATTGTTACGTCGGAATATTTACGG GTCCTTATTATAAATATCGCACTTATCAGGATGCTATGTGGCTTAAATCATCTAAGAAAATTCCGATGCTGATGTTTTTAATGGAGAGATTGAAAACGCTACCATTTTATGCGATGGCATTTGTTTTGGTGTCACATTATTTCCCTACAGAT TATGCATTTACCGATGAATTCTACACCAAACATTCAGCGTGGTATCATTTATGGTATACAGTCCTGTTGTTCTTTCAACTACGCATGCGTATCTACACGGCATGGCAATTATCGGAGTGTATCTGTATCGTGGCCGGGATCGGCTGTTATCCGACCTTGAGTAAGCCGAAAAATGGCGGTGGCCCGACCAATCTACAAGTCTTGAAAGATAG TGAGAAATTACCGTCGAATCagattgtttatgattttgaGACGATTCGTAACATCGATCCGTACAGCTGCGAATTCAGACCGACGCTTCGCGGGGCGATGAAAGCGTGGAATATGAGCGTGCAGTGGTGGCTGGCTAATTATGTTTACAAAAGAATTCCCATTAAGTCACTAAG gGTGACATTAACGATGGCGGTTAGCGCGTTTTGGCACGGCGTACATCCCGGATACTATCTGTCTTTCCTGTCGGTGCCGCCGTACTTAATGGTCGAAAGCGCGTTGATCAAAGTATTCCGCGAACCGGCTTCGGAAAGAGGacagaaaatatttgatttcatatcTTGTATATTTCGCATGCGAGTATTCGAATATTTGTCAGTTGGATTTCTTCTGTTAACGCTCGAGGATACGCTTAATTACTGGAGCAGTTTACGATTTTTTATGCATATTTACATGGTCGTGTGCGGAATTTTTGTTTTCGCGATCAAATTCTTTTTCGTGAAAGAACGAAAACCGAAGGAAACTTAA
- the LOC141903614 gene encoding uncharacterized protein LOC141903614: MEVAINDKSKRPEVGNEFDEEELEDDSFRCGRCKVEHKHVEEFLEHKKFCAASRPALQSQRPETEDKSSRSSANDYSRNRKSSNSQTDRLRAPKPTEDHSVHLTIEVADLPRNVSPSTLSYTLKDSGHRVKVIKKESTQFSESEIHDAEDTVTRAALETLRFEQSLRDENNADYSESDVINLTADERPYKCEVCFKGFKEMAIRRAHMLTHSYVRNFPCPYENCDHSFKTKGSLKRHIRRHTGERPFKCRECGRSFRESGALLRHKKSRTPCIVKADTDLPLYGVNRDINPSSSSQIKLEIIDDQPTESCEDSSEPMETEPVIDDVVPDVGEQLEVNKQPLLQIRCLACNNLFDNKSDLCSHLQEHVKSIPALTCEICSFTACSNKDLQNHFIEQHQDPSEDENGQKIVAHSETDAALAGINIADTDRDLNNSNLTHQQKNEAAVALTQLSDMGYTDNESNIATDSSLMPRNHKCPYCNRLFRGRSYLRLHLRIHTGERPHKCPHCLKGFTTRDALNKHLFVHTEDRQFKCGECGKMFKRISHVKEHLKIHSSERPYECSCCNKRFKTSNACKVHIRTHTSTAPWQCSFCSKSFREKGSLERHWRKHTGSKPYECKHCKRRFSEHGTLNRHLRAKVPCYMNKKRTNTEDDHEMNPEPNVLAEFSSVVADTQRYIIPADNDHNNEAVHTEFVVVDEDASINTEDGSSSYVLVNQGNDEYILIDGNTGKTVSVNMTTDDSRGVSVLELSEQANHARSDDRAVTYTLDRQCDETVTYTTDGLQLADILNTAVLEQVSSKTRDGSDNNTITIVTDSNVDDLQLKAIEQVVNEATSVNSVQYVAVTPTTENNKS; this comes from the exons ATGGAAGTCGCTATTAACGACAAATCTAAACGACCAGAAGTCGGCAATG aatTTGATGAAGAAGAACTCGAAGATGACAGTTTCAGATGCGGCCGATGTAAAGTCGAACATAAACATGTCGAAGAATTTCTGGAGCACAAGAAATTCTGCGCGGCAAGCAGACCCGCACTTCAGAGTCAAAGGCCTGAAACGGAAGACAAATCATCTCGCAGTTCGGCGAACGACTACTCGAGAAACCGCAAATCATCGAATTCACAAACTGATCGCTTGAGGGCGCCGAAGCCTACAGAGGATCACTCCGTACACCTGACTATAGAGGTCGCTGATCTTCCGAGAAATGTGTCACCGTCGACTTTAAGTTACACGCTCAAAGACTCCGGTCATCGAGTCAAAGTGATCAAGAAAGAATCGACTCAGTTTTCGGAATCGGAGATTCACGACGCGGAAGATACAGTAACGCGAGCCGCGTTAGAGACCCTCAGATTCGAGCAATCATTACGCGATGAAAACAATGCCGATTATTCAGAATCGGATGTTATAAATTTAACGGCTGATGAACGACCTTATAAATGCGAAGTGTGCTTCAAGGGTTTCAAAGAG ATGGCCATACGACGAGCTCACATGTTAACGCACTCTTACGTGAGAAATTTCCCGTGTCCGTACGAAAACTGTGATCATTCGTTCAAAACGAAAGGATCTTTGAAACGCCATATTAGGAGACACACAG GTGAACGTCCGTTTAAATGTCGAGAATGCGGTCGCAGTTTTCGCGAATCCGGAGCTTTATTGAGACATAAAAAATCGAG AACTCCCTGTATTGTTAAAGCTGATACTGATTTGCCGTTATACGGCGTAAATAGAGATATCAACCCTTCGTCAAGCAgtcaaataaaactagaaatcatcGATGATCAACCAACTGAAAGCTGCGAAGATTCATCTGAA CCAATGGAAACTGAGCCTGTGATTGATGATGTGGTTCCTGATGTTGGTGAACAGTTAGAAGTTAATAAACAGCCTTTATTGCAAATCAGATGTCTG GCTTGTAATAACTTGTTTGACAATAAATCTGACCTGTGCAGCCATCTACAAGAGCATGTTAAATCAATACCAGCACTTACGTGCGAAATCTGTAGCTTTACTGCCTGTTCAAACAAAGATCTACAAAATCACTTCATCGAACAGCATCAGGATCCG AGTGAAGATGAAAATGGCCAGAAAATTGTTGCTCATTCTGAAACGGACGCGGCTCTCGCAGGCATCAATATCGCGGATACAGATCGCGACttgaacaattcaaatttgactcaTCAACAAAAGAA TGAAGCAGCCGTCGCTCTGACACAGTTATCAGATATGGGCTACACGGATAACGAATCGAACATCGCGACGGATTCCAGTTTGATGCCGAGAAATCATAAGTGTCCTTATTGTAATCGATTGTTTAGAGGACGCAGTTACCTTCGATTACATCTGCGTATACACACTG GAGAAAGGCCGCATAAATGTCCGCATTGTCTGAAAGGATTCACAACTCGAGACGCGTTGAATAAACATCTGTTCGTACATACTGAAGATCGTCAGTTTAAATGCGGCGAATGCGGCAAAATGTTCAAACGTATTTCACACGTGAAAGAACACCTGAAAATACATTCATCCGAACGACCGTACGAGTGTAGCTGTTGTAATAAACGATTCAAAACTAGC AACGCGTGTAAGGTACATATCCGTACTCATACGAGCACGGCGCCGTGGCAGTGCAGTTTCTGTTCGAAATCTTTTCGCGAGAAAGGTTCGCTCGAACGCCACTGGAGGAAACATACCGGTTCTAAACCGTACGAATGCAAGCATTGTAAACGACGTTTCTCCGAACACGGGACACTCAACAGACATCTTAGAGCTAAAG TGCCTTGCTACATGAATAAAAAGAGAACGAACACGGAAGACGATCACGAGATGAATCCTGAACCGAACGTTCTGGCGGAGTTTTCGTCAGTGGTAGCCGATACACAACGTTACATCATCCCCGCGGATAATGATCATAATAATGAG GCTGTACACACCGAGTTCGTGGTTGTGGATGAAGACGCATCGATTAATACCGAAGACGGTTCATCTTCTTACGTGTTGGTGAATCAGggaaatgatgaatacattCTTATAGACGGTAACACCGGTAAAACTGTATCGGTCAATATGACGACCGATGATTCGCGAGGCGTTTCCGTTTTAGAACTGTCCGAACAAGCTAATCACGCGAGGAGCGACGACCGAGCCGTCACTTACACGCTGGATCGTCAATGCGATGAAACCGTTACTTACACAACCGACGGTTTACAGCTAGCTGATATTCTCAATACGGCCGTGTTAGAACAGGTTTCCAGCAAAACACGTGACGGCAGTGATAATAATACGATAACAATAGTAACCGATTCAAACGTCGATGATTTACAGTTGAAAGCTATTGAACAAGTGGTGAATGAAGCGACGTCTGTGAATTCTGTACAATATGTAGCCGTAACACCTACTACTGAAAACAATAAGAGTTGA